Proteins encoded together in one Flavobacteriales bacterium window:
- a CDS encoding biopolymer transporter ExbD gives MPKLKMPRKSPELDMTPMVDLAFLLVTFFMLTAQFRPEEAVAVDTPSSMSQSPIPTENLMTIVVDSTGKVYWDMTDKKVRLKVLEEMGKRINYSPSDEDKVKFANVGAVGIPIQQLPAYLALPTGAARKEFDLQFKGIPTDSTNNQLRDWIITTRLLFYEEAGINPLVALKADGNTNYSKVAQVIRIFQSPGIQINRFKMITDLEESRM, from the coding sequence ATGCCGAAGCTGAAGATGCCCCGGAAGAGCCCGGAGCTGGACATGACCCCCATGGTGGACCTGGCCTTCCTGCTGGTCACCTTCTTCATGCTCACCGCCCAGTTCCGACCGGAAGAGGCCGTGGCCGTGGATACCCCCTCGTCCATGAGCCAGAGCCCCATCCCCACGGAGAACCTGATGACCATCGTGGTGGACAGCACCGGCAAGGTGTACTGGGACATGACCGACAAGAAGGTGCGCCTCAAGGTGCTCGAGGAGATGGGCAAGCGCATCAACTACAGCCCCAGTGACGAGGACAAGGTGAAGTTCGCCAACGTGGGGGCCGTGGGCATCCCCATCCAGCAGCTGCCCGCCTACCTGGCCCTGCCCACCGGTGCGGCCCGCAAGGAGTTCGACCTGCAGTTCAAAGGCATTCCCACGGACAGCACCAACAACCAGCTGCGCGACTGGATCATCACCACGCGCCTGCTGTTCTACGAAGAGGCGGGCATCAACCCGCTGGTGGCCTTGAAGGCCGACGGCAACACCAACTATTCCAAGGTGGCGCAGGTGATCCGGATCTTCCAATCCCCGGGGATCCAGATCAACCGCTTCAAGATGATCACCGACCTGGAGGAATCACGGATGTAA
- a CDS encoding MotA/TolQ/ExbB proton channel family protein: MSNETSTGKGSSLFVAIVFPLVLIISVMIYMFVLGDPANFENSDPIKGHPIAENPGRLYGTIYKGGFIVPILISVNLIIIIFSVERFITLNRAKGKGRIEAFLGQVRGFLANDQVDEAVNVCDEQKGSVANVMRSGLQKYKQVLRDASHDKETRLQAVKQELEEATALELPMLSKNLVILSTCASISTLLGLIGTVLGMIRAFSALATAGTPDASALSTGISEALINTAFGITGSCVAIIMFNFFSTKIDAITHGIDEAGFSVSQTLASHK, translated from the coding sequence ATGAGCAACGAAACGTCCACCGGGAAAGGCTCGAGCCTCTTCGTGGCCATTGTGTTCCCCTTGGTGCTGATCATCAGCGTGATGATCTACATGTTCGTCCTGGGCGATCCGGCGAACTTCGAGAACAGCGACCCCATCAAGGGCCATCCCATCGCGGAGAACCCCGGCCGGCTCTACGGCACCATCTACAAGGGGGGCTTCATCGTGCCCATCCTCATCAGCGTCAACCTCATCATCATCATCTTCTCGGTGGAGCGTTTCATCACCCTGAACCGGGCCAAGGGCAAGGGCCGCATCGAGGCCTTCCTGGGCCAGGTGCGCGGCTTCCTGGCCAACGACCAGGTGGACGAGGCCGTGAACGTGTGCGATGAGCAGAAGGGCAGCGTGGCCAACGTGATGCGCAGCGGCCTGCAGAAATACAAGCAGGTGCTGCGTGATGCGTCGCACGACAAGGAGACCCGCCTGCAGGCCGTGAAGCAGGAGCTGGAAGAGGCCACCGCCCTGGAACTGCCCATGCTGAGCAAGAACCTGGTGATCCTGAGCACCTGCGCCAGCATCAGCACCCTGCTGGGCCTGATCGGAACGGTGCTCGGAATGATCCGCGCGTTCAGCGCGCTGGCCACCGCCGGCACGCCGGACGCCTCCGCCCTTTCAACCGGTATCTCCGAGGCCCTCATCAACACGGCCTTCGGGATCACCGGCTCGTGCGTGGCCATCATCATGTTCAACTTCTTCAGCACCAAGATCGACGCCATCACCCATGGCATCGATGAGGCGGGCTTCAGCGTGAGCCAGACCCTGGCCTCCCACAAGTGA
- the deoC gene encoding deoxyribose-phosphate aldolase, translated as MSTKTLAPARAVPVTAPTIDQVGIEERVARIKARSIKKETKVQGMKLALSMIDLTTLEGADTPSKVKQLCYKGMHLHDQLPGLPTVAAICVYPTMVKVAKKALGDSGVKVASVSTAFPSGQAPMNVKISDTKFAVNQGADEIDMVISRGHFHSGDHHFVFDEIAAIKEACGEARLKVILETGELGTYDKVRLASDIAIAAGADFIKTSTGKINPAATMEVTLVMLHAIRDHYLRTGQMIAMKPAGGIRTSKQALHYLMMVKEELGPDWLDPNWFRFGASSLANDILMQLQKEADGHYQSADYFSVD; from the coding sequence ATGTCCACCAAGACCCTCGCGCCCGCCCGCGCCGTGCCGGTCACCGCGCCCACCATCGACCAGGTGGGCATCGAGGAGCGCGTGGCCCGCATCAAGGCCCGCAGCATCAAGAAGGAGACCAAGGTGCAGGGCATGAAGCTCGCCCTCAGCATGATCGACCTCACCACCCTGGAGGGCGCCGATACGCCCAGCAAGGTGAAGCAGCTCTGCTACAAGGGCATGCACCTGCACGACCAGCTCCCCGGTCTACCCACGGTCGCCGCCATCTGCGTGTACCCCACCATGGTGAAGGTCGCCAAGAAGGCCCTGGGCGATAGTGGGGTGAAGGTCGCCTCGGTTTCCACGGCTTTCCCAAGCGGACAGGCGCCTATGAACGTGAAGATCTCCGACACCAAGTTCGCGGTGAACCAAGGCGCCGACGAGATCGACATGGTCATCAGCCGCGGTCATTTCCACAGCGGCGACCACCACTTCGTGTTCGACGAGATCGCCGCCATCAAGGAAGCCTGTGGCGAGGCGCGCCTGAAGGTGATCCTGGAGACCGGCGAGCTGGGCACCTACGACAAGGTGCGCCTCGCGAGCGACATCGCCATCGCGGCGGGCGCCGACTTCATCAAGACCAGCACCGGCAAGATCAACCCGGCCGCCACCATGGAGGTGACGCTGGTGATGCTGCACGCCATCCGCGACCACTACCTGAGGACCGGGCAGATGATCGCCATGAAGCCTGCGGGCGGCATCCGCACCAGCAAGCAGGCCCTCCACTACCTGATGATGGTGAAGGAGGAACTGGGCCCCGATTGGCTCGATCCGAACTGGTTCCGCTTCGGCGCCAGCAGCCTGGCCAACGACATCCTGATGCAGTTGCAGAAGGAGGCCGACGGGCACTACCAGAGCGCGGACTACTTCAGTGTGGACTGA
- the pyrC gene encoding dihydroorotase encodes MDRLTITRPDDWHIHLRDGGALATTVPHAAQVFGRAIVMPNLKPPVTTVKDAIAYRERIMAAVPAGSAFRPLMTLYLTDRTAPAEIALAKESGAVTAVKLYPAGATTNSDSGVTSLELCTPALEAMQRHDIPLLIHGEVTDADIDIFDREKVFLDRHLRPITQRFPELRIVLEHITTRDAVQFVEDASPKVAATITAHHLLLDRNDMLAGGIRPHLYCLPILKRGTHREALVAAATSGNPKYFLGTDSAPHARPTKETACGCAGVYTAHAAIALYAEVFERAGALDKLEAFASFHGPDHYKLPRNTDRITLTRREVPVPATFPFAGEELVPFRAGSTVGWSAAPSES; translated from the coding sequence ATGGACCGCCTCACCATCACCCGCCCCGACGACTGGCACATCCATCTGCGCGATGGTGGTGCGCTGGCCACCACGGTGCCCCATGCCGCGCAGGTGTTCGGGCGTGCGATCGTCATGCCCAATCTGAAGCCGCCCGTCACCACGGTGAAGGACGCCATCGCCTACCGGGAGCGGATCATGGCCGCGGTGCCCGCGGGCAGCGCCTTCCGGCCGCTGATGACGCTGTACCTCACGGACCGCACCGCGCCGGCCGAGATCGCGCTGGCGAAGGAGAGCGGGGCGGTCACCGCGGTGAAGCTGTACCCCGCCGGCGCCACCACCAATTCCGATTCGGGCGTCACCTCGCTGGAGCTCTGCACCCCGGCGCTGGAGGCCATGCAGCGACACGACATCCCCCTGCTCATCCACGGGGAGGTGACCGATGCGGACATCGACATCTTCGATCGGGAGAAGGTCTTCCTGGACCGGCACCTGCGGCCCATCACGCAGCGCTTCCCCGAGCTGCGCATCGTGCTGGAGCACATCACCACGCGCGATGCCGTGCAGTTCGTGGAGGACGCTTCGCCCAAGGTGGCGGCCACCATCACCGCCCACCACCTGCTGCTGGACCGCAACGACATGCTGGCGGGCGGCATCCGTCCGCACCTCTATTGCCTGCCCATCCTGAAGCGCGGCACGCACCGCGAGGCCTTGGTGGCCGCGGCCACGAGCGGCAACCCCAAGTACTTCCTCGGCACCGACAGCGCGCCCCACGCCCGGCCCACTAAGGAGACGGCCTGCGGCTGTGCGGGTGTGTACACCGCGCATGCGGCCATCGCCCTCTATGCCGAGGTCTTCGAGCGGGCAGGGGCGCTGGACAAGCTGGAGGCCTTCGCGAGCTTCCACGGCCCGGATCATTACAAGCTGCCGCGCAACACCGATCGCATCACCCTCACGCGCCGCGAGGTGCCCGTGCCCGCCACCTTCCCCTTCGCCGGGGAGGAGCTGGTGCCCTTCCGTGCCGGAAGCACGGTGGGGTGGAGCGCGGCGCCGTCCGAGTCGTGA
- a CDS encoding PorT family protein, giving the protein MRTLITLSLIVLTTTSSWAQDGRWQLGVQAGPGLSWLRGNRLINRSDALFGPAAGLTVQVDLSKRFGVRLGAGYQRKGMREEVTLTDVNGTPVRVVSSRNAMDHLVVPVMAQVSFGDRARLVIAAGPYAGLLMRSRRSFGDERDYPTVDNTNELEPWDLGVSASVGGAFDVSGHIVLRTEVRYDKGLTNISALPVVDDGSIRTHAVSLLVGCSYRFGKAL; this is encoded by the coding sequence ATGCGCACCCTGATCACCCTTTCGCTCATCGTGCTCACCACCACCAGCTCCTGGGCCCAGGACGGGCGCTGGCAGCTCGGGGTCCAGGCCGGCCCAGGACTCTCGTGGCTGCGCGGCAACCGGCTCATCAACCGCTCGGACGCGCTCTTCGGGCCTGCCGCAGGGCTTACCGTCCAGGTCGACCTGTCGAAGCGGTTCGGCGTCCGGCTCGGGGCCGGCTACCAGCGCAAGGGCATGCGCGAGGAGGTGACCCTGACCGATGTGAACGGCACCCCGGTCCGGGTGGTGAGCAGCCGCAACGCGATGGATCATCTCGTGGTGCCCGTGATGGCACAAGTCTCCTTCGGCGACCGGGCCCGCCTTGTGATCGCTGCCGGGCCGTATGCCGGGTTGTTGATGCGCTCGCGGCGATCATTCGGTGATGAACGGGACTACCCCACGGTCGACAACACGAACGAACTTGAGCCCTGGGACCTGGGCGTGAGCGCGAGCGTGGGTGGCGCCTTCGACGTCAGCGGTCATATCGTGCTACGGACCGAGGTCCGCTACGACAAGGGCCTCACCAACATCAGCGCGCTGCCCGTGGTGGACGATGGCAGCATCCGCACCCATGCCGTGAGCCTGTTGGTGGGCTGCAGCTACCGCTTCGGGAAGGCGCTGTAA
- a CDS encoding response regulator transcription factor, translating into MSTQTSIVRAIIVDDDAYSRSAIRKQLERFTDAVAVLDECASGAEGVRSITAHAPDLVFLDIQMKGMDGFAMLDALPRRDFGVIFTTSHDEYAIRAIRYSALDYLLKPIKPSEFDAALGHFIANRAVLPARVERLVSTTKEAGAPRTLVIPMRDGDRHINVADIIRCEADRNYTVFHMARGVRVVSSRTLNSYEEFLAENDFLRVHRSHIVNRMHVQEVTAMDEALMSDGSRVEISRRRKTEILEALGRRAF; encoded by the coding sequence ATGAGCACGCAGACCAGTATCGTGCGCGCCATCATTGTCGATGACGATGCGTATTCCCGCTCAGCGATACGCAAGCAGCTCGAGCGCTTCACCGATGCCGTGGCCGTTCTGGATGAATGCGCCAGTGGTGCGGAAGGCGTTCGATCCATCACCGCGCATGCGCCGGACCTCGTCTTCCTCGACATCCAGATGAAGGGCATGGATGGCTTCGCCATGCTCGATGCGCTCCCGCGCCGCGACTTCGGCGTGATCTTCACCACCAGCCACGATGAGTACGCCATACGCGCTATCCGATACAGCGCGCTCGACTACCTCCTCAAGCCCATCAAGCCATCGGAATTCGATGCGGCGCTGGGGCACTTCATCGCCAACCGTGCCGTACTGCCTGCTCGCGTGGAGCGATTGGTGAGCACCACGAAGGAGGCCGGTGCCCCCAGGACGCTGGTGATCCCCATGCGCGATGGCGACCGCCACATCAACGTGGCCGACATCATCCGTTGCGAGGCCGACCGCAATTACACCGTGTTCCACATGGCGCGTGGCGTGCGCGTGGTGAGCAGCCGCACCCTGAACAGCTACGAGGAGTTCCTAGCGGAGAATGACTTTCTGCGCGTGCACCGCTCCCACATCGTGAATCGCATGCACGTACAGGAGGTGACCGCCATGGATGAAGCGCTGATGAGCGACGGCAGCCGCGTGGAGATCAGTCGCCGCCGCAAGACGGAGATCCTGGAGGCGTTAGGAAGGCGCGCGTTCTAA
- a CDS encoding response regulator, which produces MRSVLLILFTLFSSSLVAQWTKADSLKVMDLSLKCFEQADLDPVKAIAIGREAVALAERIKFNGGIARSHAHLGYAYMRKSAFDSARIELDKAMHTYLSVGDSCDYASVLHTVGLNHQMQQQQDSALACFMRSLKLEKGCSHDHVRSTRLFAIGSSYEALLRFEDALGYYAEALSLDSARGDSSRLAQEHIAVANMNSALERYDVAIDHYEQSIAISKARGDGLMAGYIHYNLGELAHRRGDDASAVAHARASVDLFIQLDRKAELAHASILLGSLHIARGEGVVAEKHLLQAYHLADSLGLRDDRAQAMYNLALAKEVQNDARGAMDWMKRYVAYDDSLKRQDRDASMAEMTTRFETEKKEKELVESKAREAEATAAADRLRAQRTAYIGGALVLAAFLVLFISRYRMKRKAAEELGRVNAEVLRQKDRAEESERAKDRFLANVSHEIRTPLNAIMGFTGLLMHEHRDERTARYLGNIREAGDNLLVVINDVLDLSRIEAGRLRLVSESFDLRRTASLCEEMLRHRALEQGDELLLEIEPSVPRWVHGDSARLLQILLNLVGNALKFTNGGAVRLRIEHADDRCRIMVSDNGIGIPQEKLASIFDRFTQVAPSDQRRYSGMGLGLTIVKELVDLHQGSIKVESEVGKGTTFTVDLPLPVAAAPAHAPSKEPKHATNGSLAGHAILIAEDNEMNALVTTETLRRYYPDSEAIVVRTGTEAVRMVEEDEDDDIALVLMDVQMPELDGMAATRLIRQLSTARREVPIIALTASVLPSDLSRCIDAGMDACVSKPFQASELISAIGRLTGDHGARTGVGYDVTDPQVALYRWLVPPRLKALLLAIEEKRHDEVKRIVHTLRPQLVERDARFAALCDHVLQGTSDGSGPWSMDTHELAHAIEESLA; this is translated from the coding sequence ATGCGTTCAGTCCTGCTCATCCTGTTCACGCTCTTCTCGTCATCGCTGGTCGCGCAATGGACCAAGGCGGATAGCCTGAAGGTGATGGACTTGAGCCTGAAGTGCTTCGAGCAGGCCGATCTCGACCCGGTGAAGGCCATCGCCATCGGCCGAGAGGCGGTCGCATTGGCGGAACGCATCAAGTTCAATGGAGGCATCGCGCGATCGCATGCCCACCTTGGCTATGCGTACATGCGGAAGAGCGCGTTCGATTCCGCTCGTATCGAGCTCGATAAGGCCATGCACACCTACCTCAGCGTTGGCGACTCCTGCGACTATGCGAGCGTGCTGCACACCGTTGGCCTGAACCATCAGATGCAGCAGCAACAGGATTCGGCGTTGGCCTGTTTCATGCGCTCGCTGAAGTTGGAGAAAGGCTGTTCGCACGACCATGTGCGCAGCACACGGTTGTTCGCCATAGGGAGCTCGTACGAAGCGCTCCTGCGTTTCGAGGATGCGCTGGGGTACTATGCAGAGGCGCTCTCGCTCGATAGTGCTCGCGGCGACTCCTCGCGGCTCGCGCAGGAGCATATCGCCGTGGCGAACATGAACAGCGCTCTGGAGCGCTACGATGTGGCCATCGATCATTACGAGCAGAGCATCGCCATCTCGAAGGCGCGCGGCGATGGGCTCATGGCGGGGTACATCCACTACAACCTCGGGGAACTGGCGCATCGCCGCGGTGACGATGCTTCCGCTGTCGCGCATGCGCGTGCGAGCGTGGACCTGTTCATACAGCTGGACCGCAAGGCCGAGCTCGCTCACGCGTCCATCCTGCTAGGCAGCTTGCACATCGCGAGAGGTGAAGGCGTCGTGGCAGAGAAGCACCTGCTCCAAGCCTATCACTTGGCGGACTCGCTGGGACTGCGTGACGATCGTGCCCAGGCCATGTACAATCTGGCATTGGCGAAGGAGGTACAGAACGATGCGCGCGGCGCCATGGATTGGATGAAGCGCTACGTGGCTTACGACGATTCATTGAAGAGGCAGGACCGTGATGCCAGTATGGCCGAGATGACCACGCGCTTCGAGACGGAGAAGAAGGAGAAGGAACTCGTGGAGTCGAAGGCCCGCGAAGCCGAAGCCACGGCCGCCGCCGATCGCCTGCGCGCGCAACGCACGGCCTATATCGGAGGCGCGCTCGTACTGGCCGCATTCCTGGTGCTCTTCATATCGCGCTACCGCATGAAACGGAAGGCCGCCGAAGAGCTCGGGCGCGTGAACGCCGAGGTCCTTAGGCAGAAGGACCGTGCCGAGGAGAGCGAGCGCGCCAAGGACCGCTTCCTGGCCAACGTGAGCCACGAGATCCGTACACCGCTCAATGCCATCATGGGCTTCACCGGGCTGCTCATGCACGAGCACCGCGATGAACGCACCGCGCGCTACCTCGGCAACATCCGCGAAGCAGGCGACAACCTGCTGGTGGTGATCAACGATGTGCTCGACCTCAGCCGCATCGAGGCAGGACGACTGCGCTTGGTGAGCGAATCCTTCGACCTGCGGCGCACGGCCAGCCTTTGCGAAGAGATGCTGCGGCACCGTGCGCTGGAGCAAGGCGATGAATTGCTGCTGGAGATAGAGCCTTCGGTGCCGCGCTGGGTGCACGGCGACAGCGCGCGCCTGCTGCAGATCCTGCTCAACCTCGTGGGCAATGCGCTCAAGTTCACCAACGGCGGTGCCGTGCGGCTCAGAATCGAGCACGCGGATGACCGATGCCGCATCATGGTATCCGACAACGGCATCGGCATACCGCAGGAGAAGCTCGCCAGCATCTTCGACCGCTTCACGCAAGTGGCTCCCAGCGATCAACGGCGATACAGCGGCATGGGCCTCGGCCTCACCATCGTCAAAGAGCTCGTCGATCTCCACCAGGGCAGCATCAAAGTGGAGAGCGAAGTGGGCAAGGGGACCACCTTCACCGTTGACCTTCCCCTGCCCGTTGCCGCAGCACCTGCCCATGCGCCGAGCAAGGAGCCCAAGCACGCCACCAACGGAAGCCTGGCTGGCCACGCCATCCTGATCGCAGAGGACAACGAGATGAACGCGCTGGTGACCACCGAGACGCTGCGCCGCTATTACCCGGACTCCGAAGCGATCGTGGTGCGCACAGGAACCGAGGCGGTGCGCATGGTCGAAGAGGACGAGGACGACGATATCGCGCTCGTGCTCATGGATGTGCAGATGCCCGAGCTGGATGGCATGGCGGCCACGCGCCTCATCAGGCAGCTGAGCACGGCGCGCCGCGAGGTGCCCATCATAGCGCTCACCGCGAGCGTGCTGCCCAGCGACCTATCGCGCTGCATCGATGCGGGCATGGATGCATGCGTGAGCAAGCCCTTCCAGGCCAGTGAACTCATCAGCGCCATCGGCAGGCTCACCGGCGACCACGGGGCGCGCACCGGCGTGGGCTACGATGTCACCGACCCCCAGGTGGCGCTGTACCGCTGGCTGGTGCCGCCCAGGCTCAAGGCGCTGCTCTTAGCCATCGAGGAGAAGCGTCATGATGAAGTGAAGCGCATCGTGCATACGCTCCGGCCGCAATTGGTGGAACGCGATGCCCGCTTCGCCGCGTTATGCGATCATGTGCTGCAAGGGACTTCCGATGGATCGGGGCCATGGAGCATGGATACGCATGAACTTGCGCACGCCATTGAAGAGTCGCTTGCATGA
- a CDS encoding T9SS type A sorting domain-containing protein: MRRFTVLLLYACSLTLHAQLLTNSGAAMTVQAGAQLTVQGEVLNAASGTINNSGTIDLNGNWTNNAGNDCFGNSEGTVILNGAGQQIGGSSYTMFNHLALAGGDVTLLQNAFVGGGALSIESGVLALGSARLFLNSRQIGITNSDPAAMTRTTGFVVSETGPGLGYGRVRWDIADHAPAVYTVPFGSDASGDFLPLNLDLTVAGSGSSAWFTFATYPTDPFALPNNRPLPAGMTSFTDLAGLENAHNVVDRFWVIDTEEYLTEPTAALRFTYRDSEWNAGTNAIVESTLQAQRWDGALWSNPPIGTVNTLANTVTAPPVNLFAQVWALVQSSTPLPVELLAFDAEPDGDDVRCTWSTASEQNNDFFTVERSRDGVVFDDIGEMEGAGNSQQVLGYSFLDPSPYAGLSYYRLRQTDFDGTETWSQVVAVVFDPIGSSQLAVYPNPARDQLMLAGLPDNTTRIVLFDATGRLVRTWSNTTLLDDLGDLERGVYTVGVESEEGITSVRVVLE, encoded by the coding sequence ATGAGGAGGTTCACGGTCCTGCTCCTGTACGCTTGTTCGCTCACGCTCCATGCGCAGCTGCTCACCAACAGCGGCGCTGCCATGACCGTGCAAGCCGGCGCGCAGCTCACCGTCCAGGGCGAAGTGCTCAACGCTGCCAGCGGCACGATCAACAATAGCGGCACCATCGATCTCAACGGCAACTGGACCAACAACGCCGGCAATGATTGCTTCGGCAATAGCGAGGGAACGGTGATCCTTAACGGCGCAGGACAGCAGATCGGCGGATCGAGCTACACCATGTTCAATCACCTCGCGCTCGCTGGTGGCGATGTCACCTTGTTGCAGAACGCCTTCGTTGGCGGAGGAGCCCTGAGCATCGAGAGCGGTGTGCTCGCACTGGGTTCGGCACGCCTCTTCCTCAACAGCAGACAGATCGGCATCACCAACAGCGACCCTGCGGCAATGACTCGCACAACAGGTTTCGTCGTGAGCGAGACCGGTCCTGGCCTTGGTTACGGACGGGTGCGGTGGGACATCGCCGATCATGCACCGGCCGTGTACACCGTGCCGTTCGGTAGCGACGCGAGCGGAGACTTTCTCCCATTGAACCTGGACCTTACCGTTGCGGGAAGTGGCAGTTCGGCGTGGTTCACCTTCGCCACCTACCCGACGGATCCGTTCGCATTGCCCAACAACAGGCCATTGCCCGCGGGCATGACTTCGTTCACGGATCTTGCGGGTCTCGAGAACGCCCACAACGTGGTTGATCGTTTCTGGGTCATCGACACCGAGGAGTATCTCACTGAGCCCACGGCGGCACTGCGTTTCACATACCGCGACAGCGAGTGGAACGCCGGGACAAATGCCATCGTGGAGAGTACGCTTCAAGCCCAACGTTGGGATGGTGCGTTGTGGAGCAACCCGCCCATAGGCACCGTGAACACGCTGGCGAACACGGTGACGGCCCCTCCGGTGAACCTCTTCGCACAGGTATGGGCGCTGGTGCAGAGCTCCACACCGCTGCCCGTGGAATTGCTCGCGTTCGATGCGGAACCCGATGGCGATGATGTGCGCTGCACGTGGTCAACGGCGAGCGAGCAGAACAACGACTTCTTCACGGTGGAGCGCAGCCGAGATGGTGTTGTGTTCGATGACATCGGCGAGATGGAGGGCGCTGGCAATTCGCAACAGGTCTTGGGGTACTCGTTCTTGGATCCATCGCCTTACGCGGGTCTCTCTTATTACCGTTTGCGTCAAACCGACTTCGATGGAACCGAGACATGGTCGCAAGTCGTGGCGGTGGTGTTCGATCCGATAGGGAGCAGCCAACTGGCTGTTTACCCGAATCCAGCTCGTGATCAACTCATGCTCGCTGGCCTGCCGGACAACACCACGCGCATTGTTCTCTTCGATGCCACTGGTCGTTTGGTGCGCACTTGGAGCAACACCACGCTGCTCGACGATCTCGGCGACTTGGAGCGCGGGGTTTACACGGTGGGCGTGGAGAGCGAAGAGGGGATCACGAGCGTGAGGGTTGTGCTGGAGTGA